The Halobellus sp. MBLA0158 genome has a window encoding:
- a CDS encoding 1,4-dihydroxy-2-naphthoyl-CoA synthase — MVSEIFDAERWEPVDGSDAFDDITYHRAVDVPAVRIAFDRPEKRNAFRPGTVDELYAALDDARKKADVGCVLLTGNGPSPKDGGWAFCAGGDQSVRGESGYEYRDDDAADESDDELVREAKAGRLHILEVQRLIRFMPKPVVAVVPGWAVGGGHSLHVVCDLTLASEEHAKFLQTDPDVASFDGGFGSAYLAKQIGQKKAREVFFRGKTYSAAEAVEMGMANEAIPHEDLEAVALEWAAEMTDKSPTAIRMLKYAFNLADDGLVGQQVFAGEATRLAYMTDEAREGRDAFLEGRDPDFSQFPWHY; from the coding sequence ATGGTCTCAGAGATCTTCGACGCCGAGCGCTGGGAGCCGGTCGATGGGTCCGACGCCTTCGATGACATCACCTACCACCGCGCGGTCGACGTGCCCGCGGTCCGGATCGCGTTCGACCGCCCGGAGAAGCGCAACGCCTTCCGGCCGGGCACCGTCGACGAACTCTACGCCGCGCTCGACGACGCTCGGAAGAAAGCCGACGTCGGCTGCGTGCTCCTCACGGGCAACGGCCCCTCGCCGAAGGACGGCGGCTGGGCGTTCTGCGCCGGCGGCGATCAGTCGGTGCGCGGCGAGTCCGGCTATGAGTACCGCGACGACGACGCGGCCGACGAGTCCGACGACGAGCTGGTGAGGGAGGCGAAGGCGGGGCGGCTCCACATCCTCGAAGTCCAGCGGCTCATCCGGTTTATGCCGAAGCCCGTCGTCGCGGTCGTGCCCGGCTGGGCGGTGGGCGGCGGCCACTCGCTCCACGTCGTCTGCGACCTCACCCTCGCGAGCGAGGAGCACGCGAAGTTCCTCCAGACGGACCCCGACGTCGCCTCCTTCGACGGCGGCTTCGGGTCGGCCTACCTCGCGAAGCAGATCGGCCAGAAGAAGGCCCGGGAGGTGTTCTTCCGCGGGAAGACCTACTCCGCCGCGGAGGCCGTCGAGATGGGGATGGCGAACGAAGCGATCCCCCACGAGGACCTCGAAGCCGTCGCCCTGGAGTGGGCCGCCGAGATGACGGATAAATCCCCGACTGCGATACGAATGCTCAAGTACGCCTTCAACCTCGCCGACGACGGCCTGGTCGGCCAGCAGGTCTTCGCCGGCGAGGCGACCCGACTCGCGTATATGACCGACGAGGCCCGCGAGGGCAGAGACGCCTTCCTGGAAGGTCGGGATCCGGACTTCTCCCAGTTCCCCTGGCACTACTAG
- the menD gene encoding 2-succinyl-5-enolpyruvyl-6-hydroxy-3-cyclohexene-1-carboxylic-acid synthase, translating to MTRRGTDPNRNTLWARAFVDELAEAGVDAVCISPGSRSTPLTVAFDRHDDVHVFSHLDERASAYFALGRARRTGNVTPLVCTSGTAAANFHPAVIEASQSRVPLLLLTADRPPELRDSGANQTIDQEKLYGDAVRWYRDVAEPEPDDRKLRSLRTTAARALAKARGTPAGPVHLNFPFRKPLEPTRVDGDVPADLPRLATEGRDGPFVDVEAGRPELDDDALRKLASKLSEPRGLLVVGPTDAPGVDPEAVAAFAHASGFPVLVDPLSGVRYGGLTRTTPVIGGYDAYLGERVRDAWPDPDVVVRVGASPTSKPLRKYLSNSRATQYVVDPAAGWREAEFAATDLVVADPSRLLGRLSRLLSGTGSRDWRERWTAADAAHEAVLDEEGEFCEGRLLRDVVDLAPDPSTLFVSNSMPVRDLDRFGAPTTTSLTALGNRGASGIDGIVSTALGAGSATTDDLTLVTGDLAYYHDMNGLLALGRCDVDATIVLINNDGGGIFHMLPIERFDPPFTSQFVTPHGLDFAPTEDLYDLSFARVEGGDRQAFRERYTDATEREGSHVIEVRTDAESSHRVREELRERTVERVLDETA from the coding sequence GTGACGCGGCGCGGAACGGATCCGAACCGCAACACCCTCTGGGCACGGGCGTTCGTCGACGAACTCGCGGAAGCGGGCGTCGACGCCGTCTGCATCTCGCCCGGCAGCCGGTCGACGCCGCTGACGGTCGCCTTCGACCGCCACGACGACGTCCACGTCTTCTCGCACCTGGACGAGCGCGCGTCGGCGTACTTCGCGCTCGGCCGCGCCCGACGAACCGGGAACGTCACGCCGCTTGTCTGCACCTCTGGGACGGCGGCGGCGAACTTCCACCCGGCCGTGATCGAGGCGTCGCAGTCGCGGGTGCCCTTGCTGCTCCTCACCGCAGACCGGCCGCCGGAGCTCCGCGACTCGGGCGCGAACCAGACGATCGACCAGGAGAAGCTCTACGGCGACGCCGTCCGGTGGTATCGCGACGTCGCCGAGCCCGAGCCCGACGATCGAAAGCTCCGCTCGCTGCGGACGACCGCCGCGCGCGCCCTCGCGAAGGCGCGGGGGACGCCCGCCGGCCCGGTCCACCTGAACTTCCCGTTCCGGAAGCCGCTGGAGCCGACGCGTGTCGATGGCGACGTCCCCGCCGACCTCCCCAGACTGGCGACGGAGGGACGCGACGGCCCGTTCGTGGACGTCGAGGCCGGTCGGCCCGAACTCGACGACGACGCGCTTAGGAAATTGGCCTCCAAACTCTCGGAGCCCCGCGGGCTGCTCGTCGTCGGGCCGACCGACGCCCCGGGCGTCGACCCCGAGGCCGTCGCGGCGTTCGCCCACGCCAGCGGCTTCCCCGTGCTCGTGGACCCGCTCTCGGGCGTCCGATACGGCGGGCTGACCCGCACGACGCCCGTGATCGGCGGCTACGACGCCTACCTCGGCGAGCGCGTCCGCGACGCGTGGCCCGACCCCGACGTCGTCGTGCGGGTGGGAGCCTCGCCGACGTCGAAGCCCCTGCGGAAGTATCTCTCCAACAGCCGCGCGACCCAGTACGTCGTCGACCCCGCCGCCGGCTGGCGCGAGGCTGAGTTCGCCGCCACGGACCTCGTCGTCGCGGACCCCTCGCGTCTCCTCGGCCGGCTCTCGCGGCTCCTTTCGGGAACGGGCAGCCGCGACTGGCGCGAGCGCTGGACCGCCGCCGACGCGGCCCACGAGGCGGTCCTCGACGAGGAGGGGGAGTTCTGCGAGGGTCGACTCCTCCGCGACGTCGTCGATCTGGCGCCCGATCCGTCGACGCTCTTCGTCTCGAACTCGATGCCCGTCCGCGACCTGGACCGCTTCGGGGCGCCGACGACGACGTCCCTGACCGCGCTGGGCAACCGCGGCGCCTCCGGCATCGACGGCATCGTCTCGACGGCGCTCGGCGCGGGGTCGGCGACGACCGACGACCTGACGCTCGTGACCGGCGATCTGGCGTACTACCACGATATGAACGGGCTCTTGGCCCTCGGCCGCTGTGACGTCGACGCCACGATCGTCCTCATCAACAACGACGGCGGCGGGATCTTCCATATGCTCCCGATCGAGCGGTTCGACCCGCCCTTCACCTCGCAGTTCGTGACGCCCCACGGCCTGGACTTCGCGCCGACGGAGGACCTCTACGACCTCTCGTTCGCGCGCGTCGAGGGGGGCGACCGCCAGGCCTTCCGCGAGCGGTACACCGACGCGACCGAACGCGAGGGCTCGCACGTCATCGAGGTCCGAACCGACGCCGAGTCGAGCCACCGCGTCCGCGAGGAGCTCCGCGAGCGGACCGTCGAGCGAGTGCTCGACGAGACGGCGTAG
- a CDS encoding molybdopterin-dependent oxidoreductase: MVEDVTDLYREFGDERLPPGQRESSEFPVLSKGGTPSWDRETWSFDVWGAVEEELSLSYEEFRDLPATTQRQDFHCVTGWSGLGFEFTGVPFTEIADLAGVRSDAVHVMFHALDGYTTDLPLSDCLREEVLFAYGYDGEDLPEPHGGPLRVVTPHKYAYKGAKWVDGVEFLTEPEAGYWEQRGYSQTANPWNEERYG; encoded by the coding sequence ATGGTCGAAGACGTCACCGATCTCTACCGGGAGTTCGGGGATGAGCGGCTCCCGCCCGGCCAGCGCGAGTCCTCGGAGTTCCCGGTGCTCTCGAAGGGCGGCACGCCGTCGTGGGACCGCGAGACGTGGTCCTTCGACGTCTGGGGCGCCGTCGAGGAGGAACTGTCCCTCTCGTACGAGGAGTTCCGGGACCTCCCGGCGACGACGCAGCGGCAGGACTTCCACTGCGTCACCGGCTGGAGCGGCCTGGGCTTCGAGTTCACCGGCGTCCCGTTCACCGAGATCGCCGACCTCGCGGGCGTCCGCTCGGACGCGGTCCACGTGATGTTCCACGCGCTGGACGGCTACACGACGGACCTCCCGCTCTCGGACTGTCTGCGCGAGGAGGTCCTCTTCGCGTACGGGTACGACGGCGAGGACCTGCCCGAACCCCACGGCGGCCCGCTCCGCGTCGTGACGCCGCACAAGTACGCCTACAAGGGCGCCAAATGGGTCGACGGCGTCGAGTTCCTGACCGAACCGGAGGCCGGCTACTGGGAACAGCGCGGCTACTCCCAGACGGCGAACCCCTGGAACGAAGAGCGCTACGGGTGA
- a CDS encoding ribbon-helix-helix domain-containing protein: MPKVNINVPEHLEMQIAQLVDQGEFVNREEAIEELLSTGIRAFKTSGPMDEEDRFEDDGMMGHEDEYVF, translated from the coding sequence ATGCCCAAGGTGAACATCAACGTCCCCGAACACCTCGAGATGCAGATCGCACAACTCGTCGACCAAGGCGAGTTCGTCAATCGGGAGGAAGCCATCGAGGAGCTCCTCTCGACGGGGATTCGGGCGTTCAAGACGAGCGGCCCGATGGACGAGGAAGACCGGTTCGAAGACGACGGGATGATGGGCCACGAAGACGAGTA
- a CDS encoding isochorismate synthase, with amino-acid sequence MESLRTDAADYHLVSRSVPIPTPSFRAVLRAADAPRTVWSAPGEAAVVGSGAAATLTADGADRFDAIREAAEALFASGDVHAGTEAARPRLFGGFAFHADSADGPPWEDFPGARFVFPRVQVTWTGGTPDAADAAADSDRGAWLTVNAVGPDVDAADVEARLDAERERVESLSDDSERGPPGVTDRRRTTAREDWRAGVETAVERIRSGDLRKVVLAQALEVDLDDDLSLPDVLSRLGEAYPDCYRFLVEPEPSADRPQTSFFGATPERLVSVRGRTVETDALAGTTGRGETPAEDEWLAQELARDEKNVHEHELVAETVEDQLAPFAASVSAGPRRIKRLATVQHLWTPITATLASDEHVLSLAEALHPTPAVGGLPPEAALETIRETEPFDRGWYAAPVGWIDAAGYGTFAVALRSAVAREDTATLFAGVGIVADSDPDREWDEVQLKYRPILDELEADGA; translated from the coding sequence ATGGAATCGTTGCGGACCGACGCGGCGGACTACCACCTCGTCAGCCGGTCGGTCCCCATCCCGACGCCCTCGTTTCGCGCCGTGCTCCGCGCCGCCGACGCGCCCCGGACCGTCTGGAGCGCGCCCGGCGAGGCGGCCGTCGTCGGGAGCGGCGCGGCGGCGACGCTGACCGCCGACGGCGCCGATCGCTTCGACGCGATCCGGGAGGCCGCGGAGGCGCTCTTCGCCTCCGGCGACGTCCACGCGGGGACCGAGGCCGCCCGCCCGCGGCTGTTCGGCGGTTTCGCCTTCCACGCCGACAGCGCCGACGGCCCGCCCTGGGAGGACTTCCCCGGGGCGCGCTTCGTCTTCCCGCGCGTGCAGGTGACCTGGACCGGCGGGACGCCCGACGCGGCCGACGCAGCGGCCGACTCTGACCGCGGCGCGTGGCTGACGGTCAACGCTGTCGGCCCCGACGTCGACGCCGCGGACGTCGAAGCGCGGCTCGACGCCGAACGCGAGCGGGTGGAGTCGCTCTCGGACGATTCGGAGAGGGGACCGCCCGGCGTCACCGACCGCCGACGCACGACCGCTCGCGAAGACTGGCGGGCGGGCGTCGAGACCGCGGTCGAGCGGATCCGCTCGGGCGACCTCCGGAAGGTGGTGCTCGCCCAGGCGCTCGAAGTCGACCTCGATGATGACCTCTCTCTGCCGGACGTGCTCTCGCGGCTCGGCGAGGCGTACCCGGACTGTTACCGCTTCCTCGTCGAGCCCGAACCCAGCGCCGACCGCCCGCAGACGTCGTTCTTCGGTGCGACGCCCGAGCGGCTCGTCTCCGTCCGGGGCCGGACGGTCGAGACCGACGCCCTCGCCGGGACGACCGGCCGGGGCGAGACCCCCGCCGAGGACGAGTGGCTGGCCCAAGAGCTCGCGCGCGACGAGAAGAACGTCCACGAGCACGAGCTCGTCGCCGAGACCGTCGAAGACCAGCTCGCGCCCTTCGCGGCGTCGGTCTCGGCGGGCCCGCGCCGAATCAAGCGGCTCGCGACTGTCCAGCACCTCTGGACGCCGATCACGGCCACGCTCGCCAGCGACGAGCACGTCCTCTCGCTGGCGGAGGCGCTGCACCCGACGCCCGCGGTCGGCGGCCTCCCCCCCGAGGCGGCCCTGGAGACGATCCGCGAGACCGAGCCGTTCGACCGCGGGTGGTACGCGGCGCCGGTCGGCTGGATCGACGCCGCGGGCTACGGGACGTTCGCGGTCGCGCTCCGCTCGGCGGTCGCCCGCGAGGACACCGCGACGCTGTTCGCGGGCGTCGGCATCGTCGCCGACTCCGACCCCGACCGCGAGTGGGACGAGGTACAGCTGAAGTACCGGCCGATCCTCGACGAACTGGAGGCAGACGGGGCGTGA
- a CDS encoding 1,4-dihydroxy-2-naphthoate polyprenyltransferase, whose product MSTQDISRRRAWVIAARPQTLPAAAAPVIVGTGLAVHDGVFAALPALAALVGAGLIQIGTNFANDYYDAVQGADTDDREGFTRVTAGGLIAPETVKRAMYLTFALAILLGSYLVYVGGVPILVIGLLSVASGIAYTGGPYPLGYHGLGDLFVFVFFGLVAVAGTYYVQAAAVLAAPFTVGIPSGTLPVVALVAALPIAALSTDILVVNNVRDRAEDATTGKRTLVVRFGYGFARAEFVAMLALAYAAPLWFFFRGDFTAAVLLPFLTVPTALDITRTMLTETAGEVLNPTLERTGRLLAAYAVLFAVGLSVTELPF is encoded by the coding sequence ATGAGTACGCAGGACATCAGCCGGCGTCGGGCGTGGGTGATCGCCGCGCGCCCGCAGACGCTCCCCGCGGCGGCGGCGCCGGTGATCGTCGGCACGGGACTCGCGGTCCACGACGGGGTCTTCGCCGCCCTCCCGGCGCTGGCGGCGCTCGTCGGCGCCGGGCTGATCCAGATCGGGACCAACTTCGCGAACGACTACTACGACGCGGTGCAGGGCGCAGACACCGACGACAGGGAGGGGTTCACCCGCGTCACCGCGGGCGGGCTCATCGCCCCCGAGACGGTCAAGCGCGCGATGTACCTCACCTTCGCGCTCGCCATCCTCCTCGGTTCCTACCTCGTCTACGTCGGCGGCGTGCCGATCCTCGTGATCGGCCTGCTGTCTGTCGCGTCGGGCATCGCCTACACCGGAGGCCCGTACCCGCTCGGCTACCACGGCCTCGGCGACCTCTTCGTGTTCGTGTTCTTCGGCCTCGTCGCGGTCGCTGGGACGTACTACGTTCAGGCGGCTGCGGTCCTCGCGGCGCCGTTCACGGTCGGGATCCCGTCGGGGACGCTCCCGGTCGTCGCGCTCGTCGCGGCCCTGCCGATCGCGGCGCTGTCGACGGACATCCTCGTCGTCAACAACGTCCGTGACAGGGCGGAGGACGCGACCACCGGCAAGCGAACGCTCGTGGTCCGGTTCGGCTACGGCTTCGCCCGCGCGGAGTTCGTCGCGATGCTCGCCCTGGCGTACGCCGCGCCGCTGTGGTTCTTTTTCCGGGGGGATTTCACGGCCGCGGTCCTGCTGCCGTTCCTGACGGTGCCGACCGCGCTCGACATCACCCGGACGATGCTGACCGAGACGGCCGGCGAGGTGCTGAATCCGACGCTCGAACGGACCGGGCGCCTGCTTGCGGCCTACGCGGTCCTGTTCGCCGTGGGCCTCTCGGTCACGGAGCTGCCGTTCTGA